From one Alicyclobacillus acidocaldarius subsp. acidocaldarius Tc-4-1 genomic stretch:
- the rpoC gene encoding DNA-directed RNA polymerase subunit beta' — MFDLNNFEFMKIGLASPEKIRSWSHGEVKKPETINYRTLRPEKEGLFCEKIFGPTRDWECHCGKYKRIRYKGVVCDRCGVEVTRSKVRRERMGHIELAAPVSHIWFFKGIPSRMGLILDMSPRALEEVIYFASYVVTDPGDTPLEKKQLLSEKEYRSYREKYGYAFKAGMGAEAIRTLLQEIDLDREVEILREELRTAQGQRRNRAIKRLEVIEAFRQSGNKPSWMILEALPVIPPDLRPMVQLDGGRFATSDLNDLYRRVINRNNRLKRLLDLGAPDIIVQNEKRMLQEAVDALIDNGRRGRPVTGPGNRPLKSLSHMLKGKQGRFRQNLLGKRVDYSGRSVIVVGPELRMYQCGLPKEMALELFKPFVMKELVARGLAHNIKSAKRKVERVSDEVWDVVEDVIKQHPVLLNRAPTLHRLGIQAFEPVLVEGRAIKLHPLVCTAYNADFDGDQMAVHVPLSAEAQAEARLLMLAAHNILNPKDGKPVVTPTQDMVLGSYYLTIEREGAPGEGKVFASVSEVEYALHQRLITLQSRIALPAKAVGKTSFTEKQANALLITTPGKLIFNSIFPADFPYLNSAAKSNLLGGPPDETFIFEKGVDIREAILKRPIPKAIIKKDLGNILAECFRRYGTTMTAEILDKVKQLGFHYSTLAGITISISDIVVPEEKKRIIAEAEAKEHKLKLQYRRGLITEEEQYVTFSQIWSEAKEQISSILMESMDQFNPIYMMATSGARGSNSQITQLAGMRGLMANPSGEIIQLAIKSNFREGLSVLEYFISTHGARKGLADTALRTADSGYLTRRLVDVAQDTIVREHDCGTDKGLRVMEIRDGSEVIEDLRDRLEGRVAFQDVYHPETGEKIVGKNEMIDEEAADKIVAAGIKEVTIRSVLTCRTRHGVCQLCYGRNLATGDMVEVGEAVGIIAAQSIGEPGTQLTMRTFHTGGVAGDDITQGLPRVQELFEARNPKGQAVIAEFDGVITDIREGKDKREIELTGESETKTYQIPYGSRIRVSVGQQLEAGEELTEGSVDPKEMLRVKGLQGVQNYLLREVQRVYRLQGVDINDKHIEVMIRQMLRKVRILDAGDTDLLPGTYVDLFEYEAANREALLSGKEPAVARPALLGITKASLETDSFLSAASFQETTRVLTEAAIKGKVDRLLGLKENVIIGKLIPAGTGMVRYRNVEPEVVRPGDAEAAATGEEGAETEAVSSAE; from the coding sequence TTGTTTGACCTGAACAACTTTGAGTTCATGAAGATTGGGCTCGCGTCGCCGGAAAAGATCCGCTCCTGGTCCCACGGCGAGGTGAAGAAGCCGGAGACCATCAACTACCGCACGCTCCGCCCGGAGAAGGAGGGGCTGTTCTGCGAAAAGATCTTCGGCCCGACGCGGGACTGGGAGTGCCACTGCGGCAAGTACAAGCGGATCCGCTACAAGGGTGTCGTGTGTGACCGCTGCGGCGTTGAGGTCACGCGGTCCAAGGTGCGCCGCGAGCGCATGGGGCACATCGAGCTGGCGGCGCCTGTCTCGCACATCTGGTTCTTCAAGGGCATCCCGAGCCGCATGGGGCTCATCCTCGACATGTCGCCGCGGGCGCTCGAGGAAGTCATCTACTTCGCGTCGTATGTCGTGACCGATCCCGGCGACACGCCGCTCGAGAAGAAGCAGTTGCTCTCGGAGAAAGAGTATCGATCCTACCGCGAGAAGTACGGCTACGCGTTCAAGGCAGGCATGGGCGCCGAGGCGATTCGCACGCTCCTGCAGGAGATCGATCTCGACCGCGAGGTCGAGATCCTGCGCGAAGAACTGCGCACGGCCCAGGGGCAGCGGCGCAACCGCGCCATCAAGCGCCTGGAGGTCATTGAGGCGTTCCGCCAGTCCGGCAATAAGCCGAGCTGGATGATCCTCGAAGCGCTGCCGGTCATTCCACCGGACCTGCGTCCCATGGTGCAGCTGGACGGCGGCCGCTTCGCCACGTCCGACCTGAACGATCTGTACCGCCGCGTCATCAACCGCAACAACCGCCTGAAGCGACTGCTCGATCTCGGCGCGCCCGACATCATCGTGCAGAACGAGAAGCGAATGTTGCAGGAGGCCGTGGACGCGCTGATCGACAACGGCCGGCGCGGTCGCCCGGTGACGGGGCCTGGCAATCGGCCGCTCAAGAGCCTGTCGCACATGCTGAAAGGCAAGCAGGGCCGCTTCCGCCAGAACCTGCTCGGCAAGCGCGTCGACTATTCTGGTCGATCCGTCATCGTGGTGGGCCCTGAGTTGCGCATGTACCAGTGCGGCCTGCCGAAAGAGATGGCGCTTGAGTTGTTCAAGCCGTTCGTCATGAAGGAACTGGTGGCGCGCGGGCTTGCGCACAACATCAAGAGCGCGAAGCGCAAGGTCGAACGCGTGTCGGACGAAGTCTGGGATGTCGTCGAGGACGTGATCAAACAGCATCCTGTGCTGTTGAACCGCGCGCCGACGCTGCACCGCTTGGGCATTCAGGCGTTCGAGCCTGTCCTTGTCGAAGGCCGCGCCATCAAGTTGCATCCTCTGGTCTGCACGGCGTACAACGCGGACTTCGACGGCGACCAGATGGCCGTGCACGTGCCGCTTTCCGCCGAGGCTCAGGCGGAGGCGCGGTTGCTCATGCTTGCCGCCCACAACATCCTGAACCCGAAGGACGGCAAGCCGGTCGTCACGCCGACGCAGGACATGGTGTTGGGATCGTACTATTTGACCATCGAGCGCGAGGGCGCGCCCGGCGAGGGCAAAGTCTTTGCGTCCGTGTCCGAGGTGGAGTATGCGCTCCATCAGCGGCTCATCACGCTGCAGTCGCGCATCGCGCTGCCGGCCAAGGCGGTTGGCAAGACGTCGTTCACGGAAAAACAAGCGAATGCGCTTCTGATCACGACGCCGGGCAAGCTCATCTTCAACAGCATCTTCCCGGCCGACTTCCCGTATCTGAACTCTGCGGCGAAGTCCAACCTGCTCGGCGGTCCGCCGGACGAGACGTTCATCTTCGAGAAGGGCGTGGACATCCGCGAGGCGATTCTCAAGCGTCCGATCCCGAAGGCCATCATCAAGAAGGATCTGGGAAACATTCTGGCCGAATGCTTCCGCCGCTACGGCACGACGATGACGGCCGAGATCCTCGACAAGGTGAAGCAGCTCGGCTTCCATTATTCGACGCTCGCCGGGATTACCATCTCGATCAGCGACATCGTGGTGCCAGAAGAGAAGAAGCGCATCATCGCCGAGGCGGAGGCCAAAGAGCACAAGCTCAAGCTTCAATATCGGCGCGGCCTCATCACGGAAGAGGAGCAGTACGTCACCTTCAGCCAGATCTGGTCGGAGGCCAAGGAGCAGATTTCGTCCATTCTCATGGAGAGCATGGACCAATTCAACCCCATTTACATGATGGCCACCTCGGGTGCGCGCGGTTCCAACTCGCAGATCACGCAGCTCGCGGGCATGCGCGGACTCATGGCGAACCCGTCGGGCGAGATCATCCAGCTGGCCATCAAGTCCAACTTCCGTGAGGGCCTGTCCGTGTTGGAGTACTTCATCTCGACCCACGGCGCGCGCAAGGGTCTCGCTGATACGGCGCTGCGCACGGCGGACTCGGGTTATCTCACGCGGCGCCTCGTCGACGTGGCGCAGGATACCATCGTGCGCGAGCACGACTGCGGCACGGACAAGGGCCTGCGCGTGATGGAAATCCGGGACGGCAGCGAAGTCATCGAAGACCTGCGCGATCGCCTGGAAGGTCGTGTCGCGTTCCAGGATGTGTACCATCCGGAGACGGGCGAGAAGATCGTCGGTAAGAATGAAATGATTGACGAGGAGGCCGCGGACAAGATTGTCGCGGCGGGCATTAAAGAAGTTACCATCCGCTCCGTCCTGACCTGCCGCACGCGCCACGGGGTGTGCCAGCTCTGCTACGGCCGCAACTTGGCGACGGGGGACATGGTCGAGGTGGGCGAAGCGGTCGGCATCATCGCGGCGCAGTCCATCGGCGAGCCGGGTACGCAGCTCACCATGCGCACGTTCCACACGGGCGGCGTGGCGGGTGACGATATCACGCAAGGTCTGCCGCGCGTACAGGAGCTCTTCGAGGCCCGCAACCCCAAGGGCCAGGCCGTGATCGCGGAGTTCGACGGCGTGATCACCGACATCCGTGAGGGCAAGGACAAGCGCGAAATCGAGCTCACTGGCGAGAGCGAGACGAAGACGTACCAGATCCCATACGGATCGCGCATTCGGGTCAGTGTCGGCCAGCAGCTGGAGGCTGGCGAAGAGCTCACGGAGGGCTCGGTGGACCCGAAGGAAATGCTGCGCGTGAAGGGCCTGCAGGGCGTGCAGAACTATCTGCTGCGCGAGGTGCAGCGCGTCTACCGTCTGCAGGGCGTGGACATCAACGACAAGCACATCGAGGTCATGATCCGGCAGATGCTGCGCAAGGTTCGCATTCTCGACGCAGGCGATACGGACCTGTTGCCGGGGACGTACGTGGATTTGTTCGAGTACGAGGCGGCCAACCGGGAGGCGCTTCTGTCCGGCAAAGAGCCTGCCGTGGCGCGCCCGGCGTTGCTCGGCATTACCAAGGCGTCGCTTGAGACGGACTCGTTCCTCTCGGCCGCGTCCTTCCAGGAGACGACGCGCGTGCTCACCGAGGCGGCCATCAAGGGCAAGGTCGACCGCCTGCTCGGCCTGAAAGAGAATGTGATCATCGGCAAGCTGATCCCGGCGGGCACGGGCATGGTGAGATATCGCAATGTCGAGCCGGAGGTCGTCCGTCCGGGCGACGCAGAAGCGGCTGCGACGGGCGAAGAGGGCGCCGAAACCGAGGCTGTCTCGAGCGCCGAATGA
- the tuf gene encoding elongation factor Tu, translating to MAKEKFERTKPHVNIGTIGHVDHGKTTLTAAITTVLAAKGKAKAQRYEDIDKAPEERERGITINTAHVEYETDKRHYAHVDCPGHADYVKNMITGAAQMDGAILVVSAADGPMPQTREHILLSRQVGVPYIVVFLNKCDMVDDEELLDLVEMEVRELLNEYEFPGDEVPVIRGSALKALEGDPQWVAKIEELMNAVDEYIPTPERDTSKPFLMPIEDVFTITGRGTVATGRVERGTLKVGDEVEIVGLREERRKTVATGIEMFRKLLDEAQAGDNIGALLRGVERKDVERGQVLCKPGSINPHTKFEAEVYVLTKEEGGRHTPFFNGYRPQFYFRTTDVTGVVQLPEGTEMVMPGDNVSMTVELIAPIAVEEGTRFSIREGGRTVGAGVVTKILQ from the coding sequence GTGGCTAAGGAAAAATTTGAGCGCACGAAACCCCACGTCAACATTGGGACCATCGGCCACGTCGACCACGGCAAGACGACATTGACCGCTGCTATCACGACGGTGTTGGCCGCGAAGGGTAAGGCGAAGGCGCAGCGCTACGAGGACATCGATAAGGCTCCCGAGGAGCGCGAGCGCGGAATCACCATTAACACGGCGCACGTCGAGTACGAGACGGACAAGCGTCACTACGCGCACGTCGACTGCCCTGGTCACGCGGACTACGTGAAGAACATGATCACGGGTGCTGCACAGATGGACGGCGCCATCCTCGTGGTCTCGGCCGCGGACGGTCCGATGCCGCAGACCCGCGAGCACATCCTCCTGTCCCGTCAGGTCGGTGTTCCGTACATCGTCGTCTTCCTGAACAAGTGCGACATGGTGGACGACGAAGAGCTGCTCGATCTCGTCGAGATGGAGGTTCGCGAGCTTCTCAACGAGTATGAGTTCCCCGGCGACGAAGTTCCGGTCATCCGCGGCTCTGCGCTGAAGGCTCTCGAGGGCGACCCGCAGTGGGTGGCGAAGATCGAAGAGCTGATGAATGCGGTGGACGAGTACATCCCGACGCCGGAGCGCGACACGTCGAAGCCGTTCCTGATGCCCATTGAGGACGTGTTCACCATTACGGGTCGCGGTACGGTGGCAACCGGGCGCGTCGAGCGCGGCACCCTGAAGGTCGGCGATGAGGTCGAGATCGTCGGCCTGCGCGAGGAGCGCCGCAAGACGGTTGCAACGGGTATCGAGATGTTCCGCAAGCTGCTCGATGAGGCGCAGGCGGGTGACAACATCGGTGCGCTGCTCCGCGGCGTGGAGCGCAAGGACGTGGAGCGCGGCCAAGTGCTGTGCAAGCCGGGCAGCATCAATCCCCACACGAAGTTCGAGGCTGAGGTGTACGTCCTGACGAAGGAGGAAGGTGGCCGTCACACTCCGTTCTTCAACGGCTACCGGCCGCAGTTCTATTTCCGCACCACGGACGTCACGGGCGTGGTTCAGCTGCCGGAAGGCACCGAGATGGTGATGCCTGGCGACAACGTCTCCATGACGGTGGAGCTGATTGCTCCCATCGCTGTCGAGGAGGGTACTCGCTTCTCGATCCGCGAAGGCGGTCGCACCGTTGGTGCTGGTGTCGTCACCAAGATCCTCCAATAA
- the rpsG gene encoding 30S ribosomal protein S7 → MPRKGPVPKRDVLPDPVYNNKLVARLINKVMVDGKKGIAERIVYKAFDIIRERTGKDPMEVFEAALRNVMPVLEVKARRVGGSNYQVPVEVRPERRVSLGLRWLVQYARLRNEKGMEYRLAAELMDAANNTGGAVRKREDTHRMAEANKAFAHYRW, encoded by the coding sequence GTGCCGAGAAAGGGGCCCGTCCCAAAGCGTGACGTGTTGCCAGATCCCGTGTACAACAACAAGTTGGTGGCTCGCCTGATTAACAAGGTGATGGTCGACGGGAAGAAGGGCATCGCTGAGCGCATTGTGTACAAGGCGTTCGATATCATTCGTGAGCGCACCGGCAAGGATCCGATGGAGGTCTTTGAGGCGGCGCTGCGAAATGTGATGCCGGTGCTGGAGGTCAAGGCTCGCCGCGTGGGCGGTTCGAACTATCAGGTGCCTGTGGAGGTTCGGCCTGAGCGCCGCGTTTCGCTGGGTCTTCGCTGGCTGGTCCAGTACGCCCGTCTGCGGAACGAGAAAGGCATGGAATATCGTTTGGCCGCAGAGCTGATGGATGCTGCGAACAACACGGGCGGCGCGGTTCGCAAGCGCGAGGACACGCACCGCATGGCGGAAGCCAACAAGGCGTTTGCGCATTATCGCTGGTAA
- a CDS encoding ribosomal L7Ae/L30e/S12e/Gadd45 family protein has product MSLDDIRQAKKKTVGTNQTLKALRQPSGRVVCVYVAKDAEPRVTEPVVQLASKLGVSIEWVDTMRQLGEACGIEVGAASACILAE; this is encoded by the coding sequence GTGTCCCTTGACGACATACGTCAAGCGAAGAAGAAGACCGTCGGCACCAACCAGACGCTCAAGGCGCTGAGGCAACCGTCTGGTCGCGTGGTGTGTGTGTATGTCGCGAAGGATGCCGAGCCGAGAGTGACGGAACCTGTTGTGCAGTTGGCGTCGAAGCTCGGGGTTTCGATTGAATGGGTCGACACCATGAGGCAACTCGGGGAGGCTTGCGGCATTGAGGTCGGCGCGGCGTCCGCCTGCATCCTGGCAGAGTAG
- the fusA gene encoding elongation factor G has protein sequence MARAFPLEKTRNIGIIAHIDAGKTTTTERILFYTGRVHKIGEVHEGAATMDWMVQEQERGITITSAATTCQWKGHRINIIDTPGHVDFTVEVERSLRVLDGAVAVFDAKMGVEPQSETVWRQADKYRVPRIAYVNKMDIVGADFLGCVEQMKKRLGAKAVPIQLPIGAEDTFKGMVDLIEMKAIIYTDDLGTRAENTDIPPELQALAEEKRAEMIEAVAEVNEELMMKYLEGEELTVEEIKAGLREGTCKGLLFPVLCGSSYRNKGVQPMLDAVVEYLPAPNDIPAIKGFTPDGQEVERHSSDDEPFAALAFKIMSDPFVGKLAFFRVYSGTLQSGSYVLNSTKGKRERIGRILQMHANHREEIEEVYAGDIAAAVGLKDTTTGDTLCDEKNVVILESMDFPDPVISVSIEPKTKADQDKMAIALQKLAEEDPTFRTYTDQETGQTIIQGMGELHLEIIVDRMQREFKVECNVGKPQVAYRETITKRVDQEGRFVRQSGGRGQYGHVKLILEPLERGQGFVFENKIVGGVVPKEYIPAVEEGIQEAMRNGVLAGYPLVDIKATLYDGSYHEVDSSEMAFKIAGSMALKAGAEKADPILLEPVMRVEVTVPEEYMGDILGDINARRGRVEGMETRGNASVIKAYVPLAEMFGYSTSLRSRTQGRGTYSMELAYYDEVPRNVAEGIIKKNKGE, from the coding sequence ATGGCACGCGCATTCCCGCTCGAGAAGACGCGGAATATCGGCATTATCGCTCACATCGATGCCGGTAAAACGACCACGACCGAGCGTATCCTGTTTTACACGGGCCGCGTCCACAAGATCGGCGAAGTGCACGAAGGTGCCGCGACGATGGACTGGATGGTCCAGGAGCAGGAGCGCGGAATCACCATCACGTCCGCCGCTACGACCTGTCAATGGAAGGGGCACCGCATTAACATCATCGACACGCCAGGCCACGTGGACTTTACAGTCGAGGTGGAGCGTTCGCTGCGCGTGCTCGACGGCGCGGTAGCGGTCTTCGACGCCAAAATGGGCGTCGAGCCCCAGTCCGAGACGGTGTGGCGGCAGGCTGACAAGTACCGCGTTCCTCGTATCGCCTACGTCAACAAGATGGACATCGTGGGCGCTGACTTCCTTGGGTGCGTGGAGCAGATGAAGAAGCGCCTCGGTGCCAAGGCGGTCCCGATTCAGCTGCCCATCGGCGCGGAGGATACCTTCAAGGGGATGGTCGATCTCATCGAGATGAAGGCCATCATCTATACGGACGATCTCGGCACACGCGCCGAGAACACGGACATTCCGCCTGAGTTGCAGGCGCTTGCTGAAGAGAAGCGCGCCGAGATGATTGAGGCCGTCGCCGAAGTCAACGAGGAACTCATGATGAAGTACCTCGAGGGCGAGGAGTTGACGGTCGAAGAGATCAAGGCCGGGCTGCGCGAGGGTACGTGTAAAGGGCTTCTGTTCCCCGTCTTGTGCGGTTCGTCGTACCGCAATAAAGGCGTTCAGCCCATGTTGGATGCGGTCGTGGAGTATCTCCCGGCGCCAAACGACATCCCGGCCATCAAGGGGTTCACGCCCGACGGCCAAGAAGTGGAGCGCCACTCGTCCGACGACGAGCCGTTTGCCGCACTCGCGTTCAAGATCATGAGCGATCCGTTCGTCGGAAAGCTCGCTTTCTTCCGGGTGTACTCCGGGACGCTGCAGTCGGGTTCGTACGTCTTGAACTCGACGAAGGGCAAGCGGGAGCGCATTGGGCGTATTTTGCAGATGCACGCGAATCACCGTGAGGAGATCGAGGAGGTCTACGCGGGTGACATCGCGGCTGCCGTGGGTCTCAAGGATACGACCACCGGCGACACGCTCTGCGATGAGAAGAACGTGGTGATTCTGGAGTCGATGGACTTCCCGGATCCGGTTATCTCGGTGTCTATCGAGCCGAAGACGAAGGCTGACCAGGACAAGATGGCCATCGCGCTTCAGAAACTCGCGGAGGAAGACCCGACATTCCGGACCTACACGGACCAAGAGACGGGGCAGACCATCATCCAGGGGATGGGTGAGCTGCACCTGGAGATCATCGTCGACCGCATGCAGCGCGAATTCAAGGTCGAATGCAATGTGGGCAAGCCCCAGGTGGCATACCGCGAAACGATTACGAAGCGCGTGGATCAAGAGGGGCGCTTCGTTCGGCAGTCGGGCGGACGCGGTCAGTACGGCCACGTCAAGCTCATCCTGGAGCCGCTCGAGCGCGGGCAGGGCTTCGTGTTCGAGAACAAGATCGTCGGCGGTGTGGTGCCGAAGGAATACATCCCCGCTGTCGAAGAAGGTATCCAGGAAGCCATGCGCAACGGTGTGCTGGCGGGCTACCCGCTCGTGGATATCAAGGCCACGCTGTACGATGGTTCGTACCACGAGGTCGACTCGAGCGAGATGGCCTTCAAAATCGCTGGCTCCATGGCCCTTAAGGCTGGCGCCGAGAAGGCGGACCCCATCCTGCTTGAGCCTGTCATGCGCGTCGAGGTGACGGTGCCAGAGGAGTACATGGGCGACATCCTCGGAGACATCAACGCCCGCCGCGGCCGCGTGGAAGGCATGGAGACGCGCGGCAACGCCAGCGTCATCAAGGCATACGTGCCTCTGGCTGAGATGTTTGGTTATTCGACCTCCCTGCGATCGCGCACGCAAGGGCGCGGCACGTATTCGATGGAACTCGCCTATTACGACGAGGTTCCGCGGAACGTCGCAGAGGGGATTATTAAGAAGAACAAAGGTGAATAA
- the rpsL gene encoding 30S ribosomal protein S12 produces the protein MPTINQLVRKGRKAVVKKSKAPALQFGYNSQTKKLTNLPSPQKRGVCTRVGTMTPKKPNSALRKYARVRLTNTIEVTAYIPGIGHNLQEHSVVLVRGGRVKDLPGVRYHIVRGALDAAGVKDRMQGRSKYGAKRPKK, from the coding sequence GTGCCGACCATTAATCAATTGGTGCGCAAAGGCCGGAAGGCCGTCGTGAAGAAGTCCAAGGCGCCTGCGCTGCAATTCGGCTACAACAGCCAGACCAAGAAGCTGACCAACCTGCCGTCTCCGCAGAAGCGCGGTGTGTGCACGCGTGTGGGCACCATGACGCCGAAGAAGCCAAACTCGGCGTTGCGGAAGTATGCGCGTGTCCGCCTGACCAACACCATTGAGGTCACGGCGTACATCCCCGGTATCGGGCACAATTTGCAGGAGCACTCCGTCGTGCTGGTCCGCGGCGGTCGTGTCAAGGACCTGCCTGGTGTGCGCTACCACATCGTCCGCGGCGCGTTGGACGCGGCTGGCGTGAAGGATCGCATGCAGGGTCGCTCCAAGTACGGGGCGAAGCGGCCGAAGAAGTAA